Genomic segment of Coffea arabica cultivar ET-39 chromosome 1e, Coffea Arabica ET-39 HiFi, whole genome shotgun sequence:
ACAGAGAAAATATTTATTCAATTGTTTATATTGGTCATCATTAAATCTAATTCATTTTAGGCTTCATTTAGATTGATAAATTTGATGAAAGATTTAAAATTCACCTAAATTAATCTCTCTAATTATTTGGATTGTTTAAGAAGTATTTTTTTGTAATTCATTAATCATATAAATAAATTCTAAACAtaaaatatttgataatttacaAAATTCAAATACCACCTAAGAAATCTAAACAAGAGACATTTGAGAAAAATTCAAACTCTTCGTCAAATCCCTCCATCCAAATGTACTTTAAAGAAGTCTTAACTCTGAATTTTCTTTCATCAAACtctgatttttttatttatttattttttttgcattagCTTCATACGATCTCCCTGAATCTGCTTTGATTTTTGAGTACTGTTGTTTTGTGCTTCGCTGTAGTTCCTTCTACGGCCAGATCAAGCAGATGACAGTTTTGTTATTGGAGATCCTGTAAGAATTGTGCTCTTTGGGCCCCACTTTGCAGCAACACTGCTTTACCAGAATTCTCCTCTAGAGGTAACAAAGTCAATATTCGACTATACATGACGGAACTAATGTGGCAACACTGCTCTTTTTTTAGTCTATTATGTAAATTTTGCAATTGCAAAACATAAAGTTCAAATGAATAAGTTATTAAAAACAACCATTTAGCTTTGAGAAAATAATGAGATATAATTTTTCTAACTTTTATTCCTCGTTGGTTTATTAGACAAATAAGGTAGTTATCATGCTAGGGAAAATGTGTGGATTGAAGCTATTggttattgttaaaaaaaaaaaaaaagagagagagagagaaagaaaagaagaaactaTTCGTTATTAGTTACAGCTTGTGTTAAAgcaaaaagaaacgaaaatagGATCATAATCTAAAGAAGTCGTATCATGGCTTAAATTTTTTGATAGTCAAAAGCTCCTTCAAGCATTTTTCCTTTGACTTCTtatgaaatttgaagaaatttgcaTGCATGTGCATTTGAAAAATGCTTTCTGCTTGGAAGCTAACAAAATCCTTTCCACTTAGCAAATAGTTCATTAAGAACAAGAAGAAGCACAACGTACATGTATTTTAATGTTGCAATataacaagtaacatttcatgAATTTTAAGAATCTGCAATAAATACGTACAGTTTGGTCCACGGGGATTTGGCACTAAATAAATAATCCTATGTGgtcatttttatattttcttccACTGCAATGTAATGCCTAATAATTTCAACAGGATCTGAAACTTGCAAGTTATTCTATAAGATTAACTCAGTTCTTCCGTGGAGATTTGGCAAATAGACAAATTCGGGTTACAAAAGAGAGGTATGGATCAGTTCCTCGAGCCTATGTTGTTGGCTTGGAGGATAAGGCAATTACTCCTGATGCGCAACGAGCTATGATAAAGAGCACTCCTCCACAAGTGGTGAGGGAAATCGAGGGGGCAGACCATATGGTCCAGTTTTCTAAACCTCAAGAATTTGCCAACAATTTAATTGAAATAGCTAAGTCGTTTGAGTTGTTTGGTCAGGGGGGCAGACCATAGGGTTATGCTTTCTAAATCTCAAGAATTTGCCAACAGCTTGCTTGAAATAGCTGAGTTGTTTGGTGTCCTTATGTACTTGGTCATTTTTTGCATGATTGTTTAGTGTGTATCACACATTCTGTTGATGTGAAATAAGTATGTAAACGTTGTATGATAATTGTCTTGCTCAATTCTGTTGGAGGTTATGAATATGTCCTCTATTAATTTTAAgtttattaataaaatataGAACTGGCATCCTTCCTCCTCTATGGagtttgtcaaacaaaaaacacTTGCTTAATTACATTCGAGATTATTAACTTAATTATGTTGTATGTCAAAATAAATATGTCAATCCAACTATGCTTTTGCAATTAAGTACTTAATtactttttaatattttttttatagaatattTACTAGGCTATCGTTCTACTCCGCTCGGGCATACTTTTTATTTCATATCACTATTTCAACTCCTAATAATGTGAGCCTTTGGTCCTGTGAAGGTTGGATATTAACTCATGTATCAAGCTTCAACGTGGTTTAGTCAATGAAATACAATAGGTTCTGTATAGATTAAGTACGTTTAGggatgtttttaaaaaattttactaaaattttgtgtattaaaaatttttactCTAGATGTATTTTACTAGAACTTTGTATACTAAATATTTTACGAGAATTTAGTTTATGGACATGGTTTGGTTTGGTGTTTGAAATCTTTCTTACAAGCAACTCTATTCGGGCTTGTCTTGCTGCCTGGTTGTTAGGAACAACTTCCAAGTCCTTACGTTGCTTTCCTCCATGTGACACctttgtttatttcttgaaaTATTTGGAGATTTCGCAATTTGGTGGTTTTTTGAAGGTGTAATGACATCCCTgtccactacaacaaaaatggcctttaAGAGCACTTAAAAGTATCGGTATAGATAATTTAAGTTGACACTTTACCTTTTCTCATACCTCAGATGAGTATCGTCCCTTTCAATGTGTGGATAGGCTCGTAGCATTCAAATGTGTCAGAAAAACTATGTTGTTACAGCATCCCATCTGCCAATAAAAATCCCTTTTCTTGACAATCGAAAGTGTCAGGATAGTTGTAATACCACATTAGGATATCGAATTTTATGAAGGCATCTTGAGTTGTCTTAATATATGGCTTTTAAGGACACTTAGTCATGTCATAAACCATTGTTTTGGACGACATCCTCATGTGTCATTAGATATTACTTTAGAAGCTGAGCTATGCTGACACTTTTAACTGCtaggagtttttttttcttttttcttttttaaataaagaAGCAACCTGGTAGTGCTCCCTACTATACATTCCGTCAATTAGATACCCAAAgacttgtaaaattatcccaaagaatAGAATGCATGTAGtaatttaaaagtaaaagtcAATGTTCAAATATCATTTGTTGAACTAAAAGTCAGTAATAAGTACTAACATAGCTAATCGAAAAAAGTTGTTTAAAATAGTGTAACAATGTTAAACAACGCCACtaactaaaattaaaataaaagctTCTCCTAATGTAAAAAGTTGAAAGAACTTGCAGTAGCTTCCAAACTTTTCAACCAAATGAGAGCCTTTAGTCATAACCACGAAGACACCATCAATCTTCAGTTGGTACCACCTATCCACAAAGTAATTTGGTATAAGAAATAGACCTAACCATAAATATTTTAGTTTGAGCAACAAGCAGAAATGAAGCTTCAAAAATAGGAATTTCCCTTTGTTAACTATTCACAAAGTATAATATGTAGTATCATTCATTAGTAATCAGCCCAAAATAGTCATACATATCACCATaatttacttacaaaaaattcTGATTTACCTTGATCACACATACTAGCTGATTATTTGTGAAGTTAGAAAGAGACCTACTTGGACATTCCATACAAGGTAGGGATCATCAGGTCATCGTAACTAGCAATAAAATTTCAGAAAAGCCAATGAGTAAATAAGTACATATATTGCCAAACGATAAGGCCAAGCAATTGGTGCGCCAAGTACATCTTGAATTGTTTGTTACAAATCATATGATCTAATCAATTGCTCACTTGGACTCATTGCAACTTGTATCTGTATCTCACACTAGTTTGGTCTAAGAGCTTGTCCCCCAACCTCATCCAATAGATTCAAACTACGTAAATATTCCTTTGCCATGATTTTTGTTGGGTCAAACAAACTTTTCAGTGAAACCATATTCCCTACCTAGTAAAAGATCCAACAAATACA
This window contains:
- the LOC113702178 gene encoding methyl jasmonate esterase 1-like, with translation MATFYGFLVGLAIVFLAYSPSSSAVHFVLIHGSGHGAWCWYKLATLLEQAGHKVAAVDLAYSGRNQVPLEFVHTFDEYHKPLFKYLESLSPKEKVVLVGHSYGGYGVSSGLERFPEKVLGGVFASAFMVGPNFTLEDTNKFLLRPDQADDSFVIGDPVRIVLFGPHFAATLLYQNSPLEDLKLASYSIRLTQFFRGDLANRQIRVTKERYGSVPRAYVVGLEDKAITPDAQRAMIKSTPPQVVREIEGADHMVQFSKPQEFANNLIEIAKSFELFGQGGRP